The DNA segment CCACGCTTCGAGAGGTCCCGTGGAGAACGCCGACAGCGCGCCGAAGTCACGCGGAAGCGACAACGTCACCGTGCCCAGTGGCCCGTTCACCGCTCCGATGAGCCAGCGCAGCAGCACAAGGGCATCTTCCTCGAGTGATCCGGTGTCGGGAGTCTCGATCGACGACGAGCCCAGATCCCGCAGAGCCTCAGCGACCAGATCCGGCATGGTGCTCCATCGGCGATAGATCGTGGCCCTACCGACGCCCGCCGTGGCCGCCACGCCATCGACGGTCACGCCTGCGTAACCGTCGTCGATGAGCACCTGGATGACGGCAGACTTGATGGCCTCGTCCTTCGAGCTGTCCCGGGGTCGGCCTCTTCGTCGGGATGGATCGTCTGGGCGGCTGGCGGAAGCCGACGTAGTGCTCCCTGGCCGACGCCAGCTGGGCCGCTCGTGACTTGGTAGACGTTGAGCCCCGGCCGGCTTCTCGACTGGAGACGAGTGGGAAGCGCTTGACGCCGTCATCGCACGAAGCAGGTCAGATTCCCTCCTCTCACAGGGGCTGGTCGGCCGCTCGTCGGGCGACACCGGAGGTGTGACGGACTCGGCAAAGGCCTGCGCCGCGTTGCCCGACGAAGAGAAACTCATGACGTGCCCTCCGCCGCCTTCCAAACTGAGCGTGACGGCGAGGATCCGCCGCGCTTCACGCAATTGAAGTTCCCGACCACTGTTGACAGCGTCGGTCGAGCACTAGCGATGTTGAGTCCAGCGCCAGCACAGCTGACAGGACCCGACTCGCAGTGAAGAGGAGACTCGCTGGCCGGAGCTGCCAGCGTTGGTTCTCAGGTGTCGACTGCGCGCTCGGCAGTGACTGCCGCTCCCGCACCTGCGTTCGGCTCTCCGAGATGCGCAACAACGGAACTCGACGCGGCGAGGTGAGGCCCGCGCCGCCAAGGCCGCGATGAGTCCACATCCAGCCTCCTGCGGATGAACGTTCTCGATCGCCGACGCCGAATGACTCGCGAACACCTCTGCCTCCCGGTCATCCTCATCGAGAAGACGCGCCACTGGCCCCGGCGCCAAGACGCGCTCAGCCGCATGACGCCCGTCAGGTGCGAGACACTGAACCAGGCCGCTCACGCGTCCTCACCGCCTCTACCGCACCAGCTCAACTGAGGTCCGGCAGTCCCCGCAGATCTCGTCATCGATGAGCTGCTCACTCTCTTCGAGTCCCTGGAGGCAATGGATGACCCACCCCGCGGTGCGCTCCGATACCGCCGTCGTCGTGGACGTCCGCGCTCAGCTGGACGCGGCCCTGGACCACTACCGAGCGATACTCCACGACTGTCTGGACGGATTGAGCGAGGAGGAGGCGCGGAGGTCGCTCGTGCCATCGAGGACCACCTTGCTGGGTCTGGTCAAGCACGTCACCTATGTAGAGACGTTCTACTTGCAGCATCGCGTCACCGGACAGCCGCTCAGCGAGCTCGGGGTGGCATCGACGCCGGATCGGTCATTCGTGCTGACGCAGGAGGACACCATCGCCTCGGTCCGGCAGGCCCACACCACTGCCTGTCGGCACTCCCGGGATGCCGCAGCCGACCTGGCCTTCGGGGGCACGGTCCACGGTCGGGACGAGCAGTCGGTGGTGAGCGTCTATCTCCGGTTGCTGCACGACCTCGTGCACCACTGCGGCCACGCCGACATCCTGCGCGAGCAAGTTCTGGCCGCCCGGTGAAGCCGTCGGAGATGTAGGAGCACTACTGTTCGCCGGGCCAAGAAATGGAGCGCTCAGCTCAACGCGAGCCTGGTCGACAACCCTTCGACTTGGACATCAAGCCGCGCGGCGACCGACCGCACTGCTGGTCACCGCGCTGGTCAAGGCCAACACCAGTCAGTTGCCACGGTCCACCGGCCGAGCCACTTCGAGGTCTCCCCCGCGAGGAAGATCCCGACGTCCGTCTCCAGTGATCATGATCGCCGACCACGGACACGTACGCGCGAAAGAAGCGGCGGCCGGTCGCGCGATGGAGCAGCATGGGCGTCGACGATGCGCCAGACCTGGACCGGCCCTTCGTTGCGCCGCCGCTTCGCGCTCAGCCTTGAGCTGCTGTTACTACCGCTTGTCGATCTTGCGACCGCCGCCTGAATCTTGGCCACCCGGATGGCCGCTGATGCTCACCCGTTGGCCGGTGGCGCTTCGGTCGGCGTTCGACGAGCTGTCAGCGACATCCGCGGTGCGGCCCGGGTGGAGCGCCGGCCGGGCAGCGGCTCCAGCATCAGCGAAGGCCACGTCCAGCTGATCGGCTGGCGCTGGGGCGCAGCTCCACGTCCACAGGCAGGTCCGGGTCGTCGACTGCTCGGCGGGCGTGGGCGACCACCCGGTCCTCCACAGCAGCGCGCACCTCGGCTATGTCGGCGTACTCGGCGAGGTCGACGCTCAGCGCAAGCCGCTGTCCGCGCCGGTCGCGCAGATGCGCTGATGCGCCGACGACTCCACGGAGCTGCTCGGTCTCGGTCTCCACCGCCTCGGTGAGGGCACCCCCGTGCAGGGTGGTGAGCCCGTCGCGGTCGTCGGTGGTCAGGTCCACCTCGCCGACCCGGTCGGTGCGCAGCTGAGCCAGCAGCCAGCTGAGGGCGAGCAGGGCGATGAGCAGGCACACCGCAGCGACGGCCCACCAAAACCACGGCTGGTCAGCGGCGAGGTCGCGCATGCCCTGGGGCACCAGCGGGTGCTGCCCGTCGCCGAACGCGCCGAAGCTGTAGGCCAGCCCCAGCCCGCCGGAGACGAGCAGGAGCACGCCGAGCGAGGTGAGCAGAGTGCGGTTGACGCCGTTGACGCGGGAGCTCATCGGGACTTCTCCTGGGAGACGGTGACGCGGGGACGCAGGACACCGGTGAGGCTCAGTTCAGCCAGGCGCTCGGTGACCGCGGCGGTGACTGGTTGCTGCAGGTCCCCGGACCGGACGGCGGTGCTCGCCTTCACCGTCACCTTCCTCCGGCCGACCTTCGCCCGCGCGCTGCGCACGCCATCGGCGCGCCGAGCGGAGGTGACGAGGGAACGCTCGAGGCCGCGGCGGGAGGCGGTGACCTGCACACCGTCGGTGCGGGCCGGCAGCGGGATGGACCCGGGCTTGCCACGGCCCAGACCGACGAGCAGCAGCAGCAGGCCGAGGACCACCAGGCCGATGAGGACGGCGCGGACGACGCCGCCGCCGAAGCTCTCACCGGTCAGCGACTGCGCCCACTGCTGGTGCGGGATCAACCAGGACGGGCGGTCCAGGACGGCCAGGACGATCTCGACGACCGCGAGCAGCCCACCCAGGAACAGACCCAGGGCCAGCAGGGTGGCCAGTACCCGGTTCAGCACGTGCACGTGGGTTCCTCCGGGGACAGGGTGGGGGCGGTCACTGGACGCGCCGCCGGGTGGACGCGGGGGCGGTGAGGCTGACCACGTCGATGTCGACGTGCGCCACCTGGACCCCAGTGATGCGTTCGACGTCCTCGCGGACCTGCTGGCGCAACCGGGCAGCGACCGTGCGCACCGATGCCGGCCAGCCGATGGCCACCGACGCCTCGACCGTGGCGGTGTGCCCGTCCACCCGGGCGTCGACCGACGCCTCACGGTCCTCCCGTGCG comes from the Modestobacter italicus genome and includes:
- a CDS encoding TetR/AcrR family transcriptional regulator; its protein translation is MLIDDGYAGVTVDGVAATAGVGRATIYRRWSTMPDLVAEALRDLGSSSIETPDTGSLEEDALVLLRWLIGAVNGPLGTVTLSLPRDFGALSAFSTGPLEAWKSAFARTWDRWTPCNGDRDTFIRGSAVADAASDPVVHQWLFSDQIVPTALADEVLKCVISPLTSPTPQLATWINRREQLHRTC
- a CDS encoding DUF664 domain-containing protein, which encodes MTHPAVRSDTAVVVDVRAQLDAALDHYRAILHDCLDGLSEEEARRSLVPSRTTLLGLVKHVTYVETFYLQHRVTGQPLSELGVASTPDRSFVLTQEDTIASVRQAHTTACRHSRDAAADLAFGGTVHGRDEQSVVSVYLRLLHDLVHHCGHADILREQVLAAR
- a CDS encoding alkaline shock response membrane anchor protein AmaP; the protein is MSSRVNGVNRTLLTSLGVLLLVSGGLGLAYSFGAFGDGQHPLVPQGMRDLAADQPWFWWAVAAVCLLIALLALSWLLAQLRTDRVGEVDLTTDDRDGLTTLHGGALTEAVETETEQLRGVVGASAHLRDRRGQRLALSVDLAEYADIAEVRAAVEDRVVAHARRAVDDPDLPVDVELRPSASRSAGRGLR
- a CDS encoding DUF6286 domain-containing protein, which encodes MHVLNRVLATLLALGLFLGGLLAVVEIVLAVLDRPSWLIPHQQWAQSLTGESFGGGVVRAVLIGLVVLGLLLLLVGLGRGKPGSIPLPARTDGVQVTASRRGLERSLVTSARRADGVRSARAKVGRRKVTVKASTAVRSGDLQQPVTAAVTERLAELSLTGVLRPRVTVSQEKSR
- a CDS encoding Asp23/Gls24 family envelope stress response protein, translating into MSTALTEQPGSAPVGSQTPADVGSAFPELGDPADRGSLSVADKVVERVAGYAVTLVDGASAAPRRVLGIAVGGAREDREASVDARVDGHTATVEASVAIGWPASVRTVAARLRQQVREDVERITGVQVAHVDIDVVSLTAPASTRRRVQ